The following coding sequences are from one Pocillopora verrucosa isolate sample1 chromosome 5, ASM3666991v2, whole genome shotgun sequence window:
- the LOC131794479 gene encoding uncharacterized protein translates to MEVPQGKKDQDREQDSSPAIEEDEVPYYTSRKKLADKKDATVDYEDNKNTLIKRGKLGGEEGTWHLREAGVSIKLNSEAVQQPVPFTCRCLLWNPRTLSPPLASDEILVSSVIELSHDGPPDLEYRESVEGLSITVALLHSAPNLEGYEVVIKQLTDQKNNEWKELKTENTWHGSETSTVPRWLFPFAQAVCTKSGVSSFAAIWRPKSFTFSRGTAVGPEMTCIVPDFPDVSVQIPQSCVPVNQDFCVTIQVQEFPSSELKGEEGLVGPVLYISDTQNVSLIAPVTIRIPLTLRKGKQELAKLCPGELRILHCESLAEPHDWKDITDQLDEPPRLLDGKVQFKVTHFSRFRPVKLSRSRLKSASDLSEFVRKLCSRSRPQYARFFTCLCETSIRGHFGLKLFCYPQKLEHDVNQQISRCIVPYIGEGSSCEPVCEEEKILVSLSEAIIPQSSDEKNALQFVRFRENEVYDTGGEVCLGSVSVPKVKFNNQSQELLCNVTMVLASQVPVTVDHEEGSDFLRGISAQSVTHSIVKHLKSESSSCSPVAASGKRKQYIYMVKDGKPSDRELEELSLKLGKKWKELGSCLEFDDAAITNLDEDNKELARKAYRMLLAWKQREGFQATYTVLYNALCDKLVECKLLAENFCCIEIEENASP, encoded by the exons CCATTGAGGAGGATGAGGTACCCTATTACACCAGCAGAAAAAAGTTGGCGGATAAAAAAGATGCAACAGTAGACTATGAAGACAATAAAAATACTTTGATCAAAAG AGGAAAACTTGGAGGTGAGGAAGGCACATGGCACCTGAGGGAAGCTGGCGTCTCTATCAAACTTAACAGTGAAGCTGTCCAACAACCTGTGCCATTTACATGTAGATGCTTATTGTGGAACCCCAGGACCCTCTCCCCACCCCTTGCCAGTGATGAGATATTGGTTAGCAGTGTTATTGAACTATCTCATGATGGCCCACCAGATCTGGAATACAGGGAAAGTGTTGAAGGATTAAGTATTACTGTAGCTTTGTTGCACAGTGCCCCTAATTTGGAGGGGTATGAGGTGGTTATCAAGCAACTGACTGACCAAAAGAACAATGAATGGAAGGAATTGAAGACAGAGAATACTTGGCATGGATCAG AAACGTCAACAGTTCCCAGGTGGCTTTTCCCCTTTGCACAAGCTGTTTGTACAAAATCAGGAGTTTCTTCATTTGCTGCAATCTGGCGTCCTAAGTCTTTCACCTTTTCAAGAGGTACTGCGGTAGGTCCGGAAATGACCTGTATCGTGCCTGACTTTCCTGATGTCAGTGTTCAAATTCCTCAGAGTTGTGTTCCTGTTAATCAAGATTTCTGTGTGACAATCCAG GTACAAGAATTTCCAAGCAGTGAGTTAAAAGGAGAGGAAGGACTTGTCGGTCCAGTTCTTTACATATCAGACACTCAAAATGTTAGTCTCATCGCGCCTGTAACCATAAGGATTCCTCTCACCCTCCGTAAAGGAAAACAAGAGTTGGCAAAGTTATGTCCTGGTGAACTGAGGATATTACACTGTGAGTCTCTTGCCGAACCACATGACTGGAAAGACATTACAGATCAATTGGATGAACCGCCACGTCTTCTAGATGGTAAAGTGCAATTCAAAGTGACGCATTTCTCTAG aTTCCGTCCAGTCAAGCTGAGCAGATCGCGTTTAAAATCTGCTTCAGATCTCAGTGAGTTTGTAAGAAAACTTTGCAGTCGGTCGAGGCCTCAGTATGCCCGATTTTTTACGTGCCTGTGTGAAACCAGTATTCGTGGACATTTTGGACTCAAACTTTTCTGCTATCCACAAAAATTGGAACATGATGTAAACCAGCAAATATCAAGGTGCATCGTGCCCTACATAGGCGAAGGCAGCTCTTGTGAACCAGTCTgtgaagaagagaaaattttggtttctCTTTCTGAGGCAATCATACCCCAAAGCTCAGACGAGAAAAACGCCTTACAATTTGTGAG atTCCGTGAGAACGAAGTTTATGACACAGGTGGTGAAGTTTGCTTAGGAAGTGTGAGTGTTCCAAAAGTGAAGTTTAACAACCAAAGTCAGGAACTTTTGTGCAACGTGACCATGGTATTGGCATCTCAA GTTCCTGTAACCGTTGATCATGAAGAAGGAAGTGACTTCCTTCGAg GTATTTCTGCCCAAAGTGTGACACATTCAATTGTAAAGCATCTAAAATCAGAATCATCGTCATGCAGCCCTGTTGCGGCTTCTGGGAAGAGGAAACAAT ATATCTATATGGTTAAGGATGGTAAACCTTCAGATCGCGAGTTAGAAGAGCTGTCtctgaaacttggaaaaaaatggaaggaatTGGGAAGCTGTCTGGAATTCGACGACGCTGCAATAACTAACTTGGATGAAGACAATAAGGAGTTGGCAAGGAAGGCTTATCGTATGTTATTGGCTTGGAAACAAAGAGAAGGCTTCCAAGCCACTTACACAGTTTTGTACAATGCCTTGTGTGACAAATTGGTGGAATGTAAACTTCTAGCAGAAAACTTTTGTTGTATTGAGATTGAAGAAAATGCCTCTCCTTAG